Sequence from the Corallococcus soli genome:
CTGGGGAATCATCCCCCCGCTCAAGTGTCGACGGAGCCTCACCCGCGCTGCTATGCACCCCGCCATGGAAGTCCTCTCCGCATCGCGCCGCGCGCTCGTCGTCGCGCTGGCCCTGTTGTTGACCGCCTGTCCCAAGGCGCCCTCCCGGACGGATGGACGGGACACGCCCGACGGCGAACCCGCCGGCCGCCCCCGCGTGGAGGTGAAGCAGGACGCGACCGCCAACGCCGCGCTCGCCCAGGCCCGCGCGGAAGCGCAGGCCCAGCCGGACAAGAAGAAGGCCGCGGAGAGCTACCTGGCCGTGCGCAAGGCGTACCCCACCACCACCGCCGGGCAGGACGCGCTCTACAACGCGGGCGTCCTCTTCTTCGAAGCGAAGGACTACGCCAACGCGCGCAAGACCTTCAACGAGCTCATCTTCGAGAACCCCCTCTACGACCAGGCCGAGGACGCCAAGCACAAGCTGGCCCTCTCCGCGATGGAGGTGGGCGCCTACCGCGACGCGTACCAGACCCTCACCAGCCTGGCCGAGCGCGCGGAGGGCGAGAAGAAGGAGCAGCTGCTCAGGGAGGCCGCGCGCGCGGCGGAGGGCGCGGGCCTGTACTCGCAGGCGCTGATCACGGCGGTGAAGGAGGCCGGCGAGGCGCGGACGCCCGAGGACCAGGCCTCCGCGGTGACGAAGGTGGAGAAGCTGGTGGAGGGCCGCGCGGACTTCATCGACATCGCGCGCACGCAGGAGGGGCTGTCCTCCTCCAACCCCGCGTGGCCGGTGCTCCAGTTCAAGCTGGCGCGCATCTACTACCACCTGCGCGACTGGACCCGCCTGGAGGAGACGCTCCAGCGCTTCCTGCGCGAGGCCCCGAACAGCAACTTCGCGCCCCAGGCCCGGGAGCTGCTGGCGCGCGCCACCCGCCGCGTGGAGGTGCGTCCGCGCACCGTGGCGGTGCTGCTGCCCATGACGGGGCGCTACCAGCCCATCGGCGAGGCGGTGCTGCGCGGCGTGAAGCTGGCGCTGCAGGGCAGCGACATCGAGCTCGTGGTGAAGGACACGCAGGGCGACGTCAACAAGACGGGCCAGGCGATGGAGCAGCTCGCGTTCGACGACGGCGCCATCGCGGCGCTGGGGCCGCTGCTGGTGGACGACACCAAGCGCGCGGCGCTGCTCGCCGAGGAGCTCCAGGTGCCGCTGCTGACGCTGAGCCGTCAGGAGGGCATCACGGACATTGGCCCGTACGTCTTCCGCAACATGCTGACGAACTCCGCGCAGGCGCGCGCCATCGCGGACTACGCGATGAACGTGAAGGGCCTGAAGAAGTTCGCGGTGCTCTACCCGAACATCCCCTACGGCGTGGAGCTGGCGAACGAGTTCTGGGACGAAGTCGTGGCCCGCGGCGGCGCGGTGCGCGGCGCGGAGGCGTACACGCACGACCAGACCACGTTCACCAGCGAGGCCAAGCGCCTGGTGGGCCGCTACTACCTGGAGGACCGCGGCGACTGGGCGGAGGCCGTGCGCGACGTGCAGGGTGAGAAGATCACGGACGCGTACCGCCGCCGCAAGGCGATGGAGAAGGCGCGCAGCGGCGTGGAGCCCATCGTCGACTTCGAGGGCCTCTTCATCCCGGACGACTGGCGCCGCGTGAGCCTGGTGACCCCCGCGCTCGCGGTGGAGGACATCGTCACCAACGCGTGCGACCCGCGCGACCTGGAGCGCATCCGCAAGACGACGGGCAAGAAGGACCTCAAGACGGTCACCCTCTTCGGCACCAACCAGTGGAGCAGCCCCAAGGGCCGCTCGGGCCTGCCGGAGCTGCTGGAGCGCGGCGGCAAGTTCGTCACCTGCTCGGTGTACGTGGACGGCTTCTTCGTGGACTCGCAGCGCCCGGCCACGCAGAAGTTCGTGAAGTCCTACCGCGAGGCCTACCGCGAAGGCGGCCGCGACCCCGGCCTGCTGGAGGCCATCGGCTACGACTCGGCGCGCATGGTGCGGCAGGTGCTGGACAAGCAGCGCCCCAACTCGCGCGCGGCGATGCGTGAGGCCATGGCGGGCCTGAAGGACTTCGACGGCGCCACCGGCCGCACCTCGTTCAACGACAAGCGCGAAGCCGACAAGCAGCTGTTCCTGCTGTCGGTGGACAGCAAGGGCATCAAGGAGATCAACGTCGACGACAAGGCCGCCGTCCGCGGCTCGGGTTCATGAGCCCGCGCGCCGGGGGCCTGATCCTCGCGGGAGTCCTGTGCCTCGTGGGCTGCGGGCACGCCCGCAGCGGGCTCGCGCCGGACACGTTGACGCGGCTG
This genomic interval carries:
- a CDS encoding penicillin-binding protein activator, translated to MEVLSASRRALVVALALLLTACPKAPSRTDGRDTPDGEPAGRPRVEVKQDATANAALAQARAEAQAQPDKKKAAESYLAVRKAYPTTTAGQDALYNAGVLFFEAKDYANARKTFNELIFENPLYDQAEDAKHKLALSAMEVGAYRDAYQTLTSLAERAEGEKKEQLLREAARAAEGAGLYSQALITAVKEAGEARTPEDQASAVTKVEKLVEGRADFIDIARTQEGLSSSNPAWPVLQFKLARIYYHLRDWTRLEETLQRFLREAPNSNFAPQARELLARATRRVEVRPRTVAVLLPMTGRYQPIGEAVLRGVKLALQGSDIELVVKDTQGDVNKTGQAMEQLAFDDGAIAALGPLLVDDTKRAALLAEELQVPLLTLSRQEGITDIGPYVFRNMLTNSAQARAIADYAMNVKGLKKFAVLYPNIPYGVELANEFWDEVVARGGAVRGAEAYTHDQTTFTSEAKRLVGRYYLEDRGDWAEAVRDVQGEKITDAYRRRKAMEKARSGVEPIVDFEGLFIPDDWRRVSLVTPALAVEDIVTNACDPRDLERIRKTTGKKDLKTVTLFGTNQWSSPKGRSGLPELLERGGKFVTCSVYVDGFFVDSQRPATQKFVKSYREAYREGGRDPGLLEAIGYDSARMVRQVLDKQRPNSRAAMREAMAGLKDFDGATGRTSFNDKREADKQLFLLSVDSKGIKEINVDDKAAVRGSGS